A single window of Sulfurimonas sp. hsl 1-7 DNA harbors:
- a CDS encoding ABC-F family ATP-binding cassette domain-containing protein, which produces MVTVQNLTMRYGNRVLFQDINLKLDRHKRYGLIGANGAGKTTFLKILSGQINEYEGEVIIPKANKVGVLGQNQYAFENYTIMDAVLYGNKRLYDAIKEKEEIYMTGDFEDDAVNNRLAELETICVEEDPTYEYDVNIAKILENVGIPAEQHNELMSTLDNADKFKVLLAQVLYPKPDVLFLDEPTNNLDIETISWLEHELQRHEGTMVVISHDRHFLNAVVTNILDVDFQKIREFTGNYDDWYIAANVLAKQMELDNAKKQKEKEQLEAFVRRFSANASKAKQATSRQKQLEKLEFEDIKPSSRRDPSIVFKAKRVMGDEALNVIDVSHSYGDNEVLKNVSFKVNPGEKIALIGGNGVGKTTLMKILMEEMKPSISGEIQWGATIENSYFPQDTADIIEGEGTLYDWLRAFDPKRDIAEIRNCLGRMLFNGEQQEKSVVSISGGEKHRMMLSKMMLEGGNFLLLDEPTNHLDLEAIVALGEALHEFDGNVICVSHDRELLDAFATRIIELHDDGTYTDFEGSYEEFAEMKEANK; this is translated from the coding sequence ATGGTAACTGTACAAAATCTTACAATGAGATACGGAAATAGAGTTCTATTTCAAGACATCAATCTAAAACTGGACCGTCATAAACGTTACGGACTTATCGGTGCTAACGGTGCCGGAAAAACAACTTTTCTGAAAATTTTATCTGGTCAAATCAATGAGTATGAAGGGGAAGTAATCATCCCTAAAGCAAATAAAGTGGGCGTTCTTGGACAAAACCAGTACGCATTTGAAAACTACACTATTATGGATGCTGTTTTATACGGTAACAAAAGACTTTACGATGCGATCAAAGAAAAAGAAGAGATCTACATGACGGGTGACTTTGAAGACGATGCTGTAAACAACCGTCTTGCAGAGTTGGAGACTATCTGTGTTGAAGAAGACCCTACTTACGAATACGATGTAAATATCGCAAAGATTCTAGAAAACGTAGGTATTCCGGCTGAGCAACATAACGAACTAATGTCTACACTTGATAATGCCGACAAGTTCAAAGTTTTACTTGCGCAGGTACTTTACCCGAAACCAGACGTTCTTTTCCTAGATGAGCCTACGAATAACCTTGATATCGAGACAATCAGCTGGTTAGAGCATGAACTGCAACGTCACGAAGGGACAATGGTAGTTATCTCTCACGATAGACACTTCCTAAATGCAGTTGTTACAAACATCTTAGATGTTGACTTCCAAAAAATTCGTGAGTTTACTGGTAACTATGATGACTGGTATATTGCAGCAAACGTTTTAGCAAAACAGATGGAACTGGATAATGCTAAAAAGCAAAAAGAGAAAGAGCAGCTTGAAGCTTTCGTTCGCCGTTTCTCTGCAAATGCTTCAAAAGCAAAACAAGCAACATCAAGACAAAAACAACTTGAAAAACTAGAGTTCGAAGATATCAAACCATCTTCACGCCGTGACCCGTCTATTGTTTTCAAAGCGAAACGTGTAATGGGTGATGAAGCATTAAACGTGATCGATGTTTCTCACTCTTACGGAGACAATGAAGTTCTAAAAAATGTATCTTTTAAAGTAAATCCGGGTGAGAAGATTGCGCTTATCGGTGGAAACGGTGTGGGTAAAACGACACTTATGAAAATCCTTATGGAAGAGATGAAACCAAGTATTAGCGGTGAGATCCAATGGGGTGCTACAATTGAGAACTCTTACTTCCCACAAGATACTGCAGATATTATTGAGGGTGAAGGGACACTTTATGATTGGTTACGTGCGTTTGATCCAAAACGTGACATTGCAGAGATCAGAAACTGTCTTGGACGTATGCTTTTTAACGGTGAGCAGCAAGAAAAATCTGTAGTATCTATCTCAGGTGGTGAAAAACACCGTATGATGCTTTCAAAAATGATGCTAGAGGGTGGAAACTTCTTACTACTCGATGAGCCTACCAACCACCTTGACCTTGAAGCGATCGTAGCACTTGGTGAAGCACTACACGAATTTGACGGAAACGTTATCTGTGTGTCTCACGATAGAGAGTTACTTGATGCATTTGCTACTCGTATTATCGAGCTTCACGATGATGGTACTTATACTGACTTTGAAGGTTCTTACGAAGAGTTTGCAGAGATGAAAGAGGCAAATAAATAA
- a CDS encoding DUF5718 family protein: protein MDYKEFLGLGIAGNFALHLAQAGELEDFKDVITEDEAAPKGMFPFYLPCDKNASQNLEYKPKEMLYTYPLSSSTITLPQEDVNVQAEPEVGLVCELEYEAGLITKITPTHFGAYNDCSIRVAGASKISDKKNWGVNSKGVSSTLFEIDKFAEGGIMDNFSIASFLRRDGEVHAYGEDVELNGYSYFYSKLTDWIKNQINTQKEFGPLEPIKEYINACGNPTKLLVSIGATRYTEYGETTFLKPEDEVVVVVYNNTKISAVEVVEAVKNNKYDPVIMSVLAEKVTK from the coding sequence ATGGACTATAAAGAGTTTTTAGGTTTAGGAATCGCCGGAAACTTTGCACTCCATTTAGCACAAGCGGGTGAATTAGAGGACTTTAAAGACGTAATTACGGAAGATGAAGCAGCTCCAAAAGGGATGTTTCCTTTCTACCTTCCTTGTGATAAAAATGCATCTCAAAACTTAGAGTATAAACCAAAAGAGATGCTCTACACATACCCTCTTTCAAGCTCTACAATCACACTTCCACAAGAGGATGTAAACGTTCAAGCGGAGCCTGAGGTTGGACTTGTATGTGAGTTAGAGTATGAAGCAGGTCTTATAACGAAGATCACACCGACACATTTTGGAGCATATAACGACTGTTCTATCCGCGTAGCAGGAGCTTCAAAAATCAGTGACAAAAAAAACTGGGGTGTAAATTCTAAAGGGGTGAGCTCGACACTGTTTGAAATTGACAAGTTTGCCGAGGGCGGAATCATGGACAACTTCTCAATTGCGAGTTTTTTAAGACGTGATGGTGAAGTGCATGCTTACGGTGAAGATGTAGAACTAAACGGTTACAGCTACTTTTACTCAAAGTTAACTGACTGGATCAAAAACCAGATCAATACGCAAAAAGAGTTTGGTCCTCTTGAGCCTATCAAAGAATACATCAATGCTTGTGGTAATCCTACAAAACTACTTGTAAGTATCGGTGCTACGCGTTATACAGAGTATGGCGAAACTACATTTTTAAAACCTGAGGATGAAGTTGTAGTAGTTGTATACAACAACACTAAGATTTCCGCTGTAGAAGTTGTAGAGGCTGTAAAAAACAACAAATACGATCCTGTAATTATGAGCGTATTAGCTGAAAAAGTGACAAAATAA
- a CDS encoding aminopeptidase P N-terminal domain-containing protein, whose product MIKEKEYIKRRERFGKKLEKNSLAIVMSAEQKVRSNDTEFPYRQDSNFYYLTGFKEDNSVLVFVKEEGKVKVYLFVIKKDPTLELWTGKRLGAKKAKEIFSVDDVFEIDELDKKLKEFAATKNTLYYDFKIEAERIEKFKKLSNTIADVKDAAKIVEAMRLIKSRAEISIIKKALSITKKAHHKAMKMSKKCSFEYELQAEMEYIFKKNGAYSDAYTSIVASGDNANTLHYIDNDKPLNKGDLILIDAGCEYEYYSSDITRTIPVSGKFTKAQKELYQMVLDVEKKIISMIKPTVLRSELQNEAEKMLCEGMVQLGILKGSVKKLLKDKAHKKYFPHGIGHYMGLDVHDQNPYKDTKNKEIPLKAGMVLTIEPGIYLPKDDTQIPKKYRGIGIRIEDDILVTKAGYENLSKDVKKEIEEIEALNC is encoded by the coding sequence ATGATTAAAGAGAAAGAGTATATAAAAAGAAGAGAAAGATTTGGAAAAAAACTAGAAAAAAACTCTTTAGCAATTGTGATGTCGGCTGAACAAAAAGTACGTTCAAACGATACGGAATTTCCATACAGACAAGATAGCAACTTTTACTATTTAACAGGTTTCAAAGAGGATAACAGTGTTCTTGTGTTTGTGAAAGAGGAAGGGAAAGTTAAGGTTTACCTTTTTGTTATAAAAAAAGATCCGACACTTGAATTATGGACGGGAAAACGGTTAGGGGCTAAAAAAGCTAAAGAGATTTTCAGTGTTGATGATGTGTTTGAGATCGATGAGTTAGATAAAAAGCTCAAAGAGTTCGCAGCTACAAAAAATACTCTCTATTATGATTTTAAAATTGAAGCTGAACGTATTGAAAAGTTTAAAAAATTATCAAACACAATCGCAGATGTTAAAGATGCAGCAAAAATAGTAGAAGCTATGAGGCTGATTAAATCACGTGCAGAGATCAGCATTATAAAAAAAGCGCTCTCAATTACAAAAAAAGCACACCACAAAGCGATGAAGATGAGCAAAAAGTGCTCTTTTGAATATGAACTTCAAGCGGAGATGGAGTATATCTTCAAAAAAAACGGTGCGTACAGTGATGCGTATACTTCGATCGTAGCTTCAGGTGACAATGCAAATACTCTGCATTACATAGATAATGACAAACCTTTAAACAAAGGTGATTTAATCCTTATCGATGCAGGGTGTGAATATGAATATTACTCAAGTGATATCACGAGAACCATCCCTGTTAGCGGCAAGTTTACAAAGGCGCAAAAAGAGCTGTACCAAATGGTGCTTGATGTTGAGAAAAAGATCATCTCTATGATCAAACCGACAGTTCTTAGAAGCGAATTGCAAAATGAAGCTGAAAAGATGTTATGTGAAGGGATGGTTCAACTCGGTATTTTAAAAGGGAGTGTGAAAAAGCTCTTAAAAGACAAAGCCCATAAAAAATATTTTCCACATGGAATAGGGCACTACATGGGACTTGACGTGCATGACCAAAATCCCTATAAAGATACAAAAAATAAAGAGATTCCGCTCAAAGCAGGAATGGTTTTAACAATAGAACCCGGTATATATCTGCCTAAAGATGATACACAGATCCCGAAAAAATATCGTGGAATAGGGATAAGAATTGAGGATGATATCTTAGTTACAAAAGCAGGGTATGAAAACCTTTCAAAAGATGTGAAAAAAGAGATCGAAGAGATCGAAGCTCTTAACTGCTAA
- a CDS encoding DUF4386 domain-containing protein, producing MTTTTDYIKLSKIAGVLYIIIIICGISSEVFIRSSFIDDENSVTTLNNITASLTFYRLGFALDLVMLVSDVALAVIFYKLFQPIHKLFSLTALVYRVVHAVIVTIAVLFSYFASLIVLNNELTTTQTTYCMKLFLEIHTYGYDLGLIFFAVSNGLIGAIIIRSYNLPKILGYGLVLASLVYLTGSCIHFLLPQYLTFIQPAYLIPFITETSFAIWLLFMNSRYQKSFKPLSS from the coding sequence ATGACAACGACTACGGACTATATTAAACTCTCTAAAATAGCGGGAGTTTTATATATCATTATCATCATATGCGGTATCTCCAGTGAAGTTTTTATCAGAAGTTCGTTCATCGATGATGAAAACTCCGTAACTACACTCAATAATATAACGGCATCTTTAACATTCTATCGTCTGGGATTTGCTTTAGACCTTGTGATGCTAGTTAGTGACGTAGCGCTTGCCGTCATTTTCTACAAATTGTTTCAACCCATACACAAACTCTTCTCCTTAACTGCTTTAGTATACAGAGTTGTACACGCCGTCATTGTCACCATAGCTGTTTTGTTCTCCTACTTTGCTTCACTCATAGTACTTAACAATGAGCTGACAACGACACAAACAACTTACTGTATGAAACTTTTTTTAGAGATACATACTTACGGATATGATTTAGGTTTAATATTTTTTGCCGTCTCTAACGGCCTTATCGGAGCTATTATTATACGTTCATATAATTTACCGAAGATACTCGGCTATGGACTGGTTTTAGCCTCACTGGTATATCTTACAGGCAGTTGTATCCATTTCTTGTTACCGCAATACCTGACTTTCATTCAACCGGCATATCTCATCCCGTTTATTACAGAGACAAGTTTTGCTATCTGGCTTCTTTTTATGAACAGTAGATATCAAAAAAGTTTTAAACCTCTTAGCAGTTAA
- a CDS encoding MlaD family protein: MNNKVNYTLIGTIVLLGFFTLASFSYWMLKPSHEDEIKRYVIYFDESVFGLNLDAPVKFRGINVGKVSNLRINPHNSEQVEVQVTILKDTPIKDNIVAVLTAQGITGLTYVNLTIGETYTRKIVEIDGDDYHVIATAPSIFQNLQKSWGSVSEHMTDTLFQAEKLLKDENQEKFMKLVTSTTRTFDKIGDALDEKTIANFQSAVKNLDIAIQKIEGLVDHTVKWEDNVSKSLYSIKTSYNKIDGTMTEFKKALASGEFNFKEISSEVLPNMNNALLQLQETMMQLDNSLKRYDRSPSDLIFKHEEIKKAPGER, translated from the coding sequence ATGAACAATAAAGTAAACTACACACTCATTGGTACTATTGTCTTACTTGGTTTTTTCACTTTGGCGAGTTTTTCGTACTGGATGTTAAAACCTTCCCATGAAGACGAGATCAAACGCTATGTGATCTACTTTGATGAGTCTGTATTTGGTTTGAATCTTGATGCTCCGGTAAAATTTCGCGGTATCAATGTCGGTAAAGTTTCCAATCTTCGAATAAACCCGCATAATTCTGAACAGGTAGAGGTTCAAGTTACTATTTTAAAAGACACACCGATCAAAGACAATATAGTTGCCGTACTTACAGCACAAGGGATTACGGGGCTTACGTATGTAAACTTGACTATCGGTGAAACATATACGAGAAAGATAGTGGAGATTGACGGTGATGATTACCATGTGATAGCTACGGCACCCTCAATCTTTCAAAATCTTCAAAAGTCATGGGGCAGTGTTTCGGAACATATGACTGATACCTTGTTTCAAGCAGAGAAACTTTTAAAAGATGAAAATCAAGAGAAGTTCATGAAGCTGGTAACATCGACTACCCGTACTTTTGATAAAATAGGTGATGCCTTAGATGAGAAAACTATAGCCAATTTTCAAAGTGCTGTGAAAAACTTGGATATAGCTATTCAAAAGATTGAAGGGCTTGTTGATCATACGGTCAAATGGGAAGATAATGTATCTAAATCGTTATACTCTATCAAGACAAGTTATAACAAAATTGACGGTACGATGACAGAATTTAAAAAAGCTTTGGCAAGTGGAGAGTTTAATTTTAAAGAGATCTCTTCTGAAGTTCTTCCAAATATGAATAATGCACTTTTACAACTTCAAGAGACGATGATGCAGTTAGACAACTCTTTAAAACGATATGATAGAAGTCCGTCTGATCTTATATTTAAACATGAAGAGATTAAAAAAGCTCCGGGGGAGAGATAA
- a CDS encoding GNAT family N-acetyltransferase → MQIRELTLKELDTAWEVVKQLRVSLDYKEFEDLIYEMRDINYTMIGIFERDKLITYAGVAVTTNLYHKRHLFVYELVTDEMFRSKGYGVMILDYLKDYAKMAACENLVLSSGLEREDAHRFYEKNGFSKKSFVFVKNI, encoded by the coding sequence ATGCAGATACGTGAACTTACACTAAAAGAATTAGATACGGCATGGGAAGTTGTCAAACAGCTACGAGTCTCCTTGGATTATAAAGAGTTTGAAGACCTTATTTACGAGATGCGTGATATCAACTATACGATGATCGGTATCTTTGAAAGAGATAAACTTATTACCTATGCGGGGGTGGCTGTTACTACAAACCTTTATCATAAGCGCCATCTTTTTGTGTATGAACTTGTAACCGATGAGATGTTTAGATCAAAGGGTTATGGGGTGATGATATTAGATTATTTAAAAGACTATGCCAAGATGGCAGCGTGTGAAAATCTTGTACTTTCAAGCGGACTTGAAAGAGAAGATGCACACCGTTTTTATGAAAAAAACGGTTTTTCGAAAAAAAGTTTTGTGTTTGTAAAAAATATTTAA
- a CDS encoding Na/Pi cotransporter family protein, whose translation MYDIVVALSGLGMFLFGMGYMELALKEFAGIKFKRWLKQSTQTNIKAIFTGGVATALLQSSSVVTLMTLSFVSASLISLEGAIGIIFGANMGTTATAWLVAILGFKVKIELFALPMIGLGGIVLMFSQNKKLTAIAKIFVGFGLLFMGLDILKTAIEGFAVGIDLASYKSFPLIAFLVLGVVITALIQSSSAATAIILSALSTNILTFDMAAAMAIGTNIGTTATAILGAIGGVSYKKRVAAAHLLFNIITAIVAFIFLSQLSYFLLESLGFKNDLVMALALFHTVFNLLGVIILSPFIAQIAKFLNKFFHRKHEVATKYIHMVDPTMADSALIAVRDEIANLFNNSIKFAFLLINIKPPDVLNSEKTAYQIVNDESHEYEFDYDKRYERLKRVEFETIKYLNKISELPLTEAHTQALDTLYISVRESVYGARILKDIKHNIDQFSQSDDPKTQYYFNLIRENLIKAIQNALLFENKEISNEIIMKNHEEILKENKSFVNKLTRNFEKEGLDEKIVVAFLNSNRSALLAINSFIDAAKVLSIVFEIDNKIEEEQEEKEVI comes from the coding sequence ATGTATGATATTGTAGTAGCACTCAGCGGACTTGGAATGTTCCTTTTTGGTATGGGGTATATGGAGTTAGCCCTTAAAGAGTTTGCAGGCATTAAGTTCAAAAGATGGCTTAAACAATCTACGCAAACAAATATAAAAGCTATTTTTACGGGTGGAGTTGCTACTGCACTTTTACAAAGTTCATCGGTAGTTACACTGATGACACTCTCTTTTGTTAGTGCGTCGCTTATAAGTTTAGAGGGAGCTATAGGGATCATATTTGGTGCAAATATGGGAACAACTGCAACTGCCTGGCTTGTGGCAATTTTAGGGTTTAAAGTAAAGATAGAACTTTTTGCTTTACCGATGATAGGGCTTGGCGGAATAGTACTTATGTTCTCGCAAAATAAAAAGCTTACTGCAATTGCTAAAATCTTTGTCGGATTTGGATTGTTGTTTATGGGTCTGGATATCTTAAAAACAGCGATAGAGGGGTTTGCCGTAGGGATTGATCTTGCTTCATATAAAAGTTTTCCACTTATAGCATTTTTAGTATTAGGGGTGGTGATCACAGCCCTCATCCAATCGAGTTCGGCGGCAACAGCTATAATACTGAGTGCTTTGAGTACCAATATTCTTACTTTTGATATGGCAGCTGCTATGGCGATCGGGACAAATATAGGGACAACGGCAACAGCTATTTTAGGTGCTATTGGTGGGGTTTCTTATAAAAAACGGGTAGCTGCGGCACACCTTCTTTTTAATATCATTACTGCTATTGTCGCATTTATCTTTTTATCACAGTTAAGCTATTTTCTCTTAGAGAGTTTAGGTTTTAAAAATGATTTAGTGATGGCATTGGCACTCTTTCATACAGTCTTTAATCTTTTGGGTGTGATTATTTTAAGCCCTTTTATCGCACAGATAGCAAAGTTTTTAAATAAATTTTTTCATAGAAAACATGAGGTCGCAACTAAGTATATCCATATGGTTGACCCAACTATGGCAGATAGTGCTTTGATCGCAGTAAGAGATGAAATTGCAAACCTTTTTAACAACAGTATCAAGTTCGCTTTTTTATTGATCAACATTAAACCGCCTGATGTACTCAACAGTGAAAAAACAGCGTACCAGATAGTCAATGATGAGTCTCATGAGTATGAGTTTGATTACGATAAACGGTATGAACGTCTAAAACGTGTGGAGTTTGAGACAATTAAATATCTCAATAAAATTAGTGAATTACCTTTAACAGAGGCGCATACACAAGCTTTAGATACTCTTTATATATCGGTGAGAGAATCTGTATACGGTGCGAGAATTTTAAAAGATATTAAACATAATATCGATCAGTTTTCACAAAGCGATGATCCTAAAACACAGTACTATTTTAATCTTATTCGGGAAAACCTGATTAAAGCGATTCAAAATGCTCTGTTATTTGAAAATAAAGAGATCTCAAATGAAATTATTATGAAAAATCATGAGGAGATTCTCAAAGAGAATAAAAGTTTTGTAAATAAACTGACACGTAATTTTGAAAAAGAGGGGCTTGATGAGAAAATTGTGGTTGCGTTTTTAAACTCTAACCGTTCTGCACTTTTAGCAATAAATTCGTTTATAGATGCTGCTAAGGTACTCTCTATAGTATTTGAGATCGATAATAAAATAGAGGAGGAACAAGAGGAAAAAGAGGTGATTTAG
- a CDS encoding ABC transporter ATP-binding protein, which yields MKLIDVKNLTTVFGDKIVHYGINLSVNEGEIYGIVGPSGCGKTTLLREIVMLQEFHNGSIEVLGKKIEKLSTKEILELKRQWGVLFQFGALFSSLTVAENVALPLVEYTSLSKKMIDDIVRFKIKLVGLKPEDGALYPSQISGGMRKKAGLARALALDPKLLFLDEPTSGLDPVSAREFDRLILDLRKMLNLTIVMVSHDLRSIYDTLDKIAIIDNKKIAFEGSLDEMDSVENQFVQTFFKEKL from the coding sequence ATGAAGCTAATCGATGTGAAAAATCTTACAACTGTTTTCGGTGATAAAATTGTTCACTACGGTATCAACCTGAGTGTAAACGAGGGGGAGATCTACGGTATAGTCGGTCCCAGCGGATGTGGTAAGACAACTTTATTGCGTGAGATTGTTATGTTGCAGGAGTTTCACAACGGTAGTATAGAGGTACTGGGGAAAAAGATCGAGAAGCTCTCAACAAAAGAGATACTTGAATTAAAGCGTCAATGGGGTGTTTTATTTCAGTTCGGTGCGCTTTTTTCCTCTTTAACCGTTGCAGAAAATGTAGCGTTACCGCTTGTTGAGTATACATCTTTATCTAAAAAAATGATAGATGATATAGTGAGATTTAAGATAAAGCTAGTTGGGCTCAAACCCGAAGATGGAGCACTCTATCCGTCTCAAATAAGTGGCGGTATGAGAAAAAAAGCGGGGCTTGCACGTGCCTTGGCACTTGATCCGAAACTGTTGTTTTTAGATGAGCCTACAAGTGGACTTGATCCGGTTTCGGCTAGGGAGTTTGATAGATTGATTTTAGATTTAAGAAAAATGTTAAATCTGACTATTGTAATGGTTTCACACGATTTGCGTTCAATTTACGATACTTTAGATAAAATAGCTATAATTGATAATAAAAAAATTGCCTTTGAAGGTTCTTTAGATGAGATGGATTCGGTCGAGAACCAGTTTGTACAAACATTTTTTAAAGAGAAACTATGA
- a CDS encoding ABC-type transport auxiliary lipoprotein family protein: MKIVLLAIAVFLFSGCSVTYPSVTDYRIDPQVELPVKQNRCKKHSIKVSPIFSNVSLSSTAMRYSVGRYKEYSFTQSAWSDSPSRMIANKLVNVLDDSALFDGVYGYKSSKSGDLVLEMSINEFIQSFNEAGDRSDAKIDISFNLIEKKSGKLIASKNFFKVMKTKTADAEGGVEALNILLGEVLEDTVVWLSGSER, translated from the coding sequence ATGAAAATAGTTCTTTTAGCTATAGCGGTTTTTTTATTCAGTGGATGTAGTGTAACGTATCCTTCTGTGACAGATTATAGAATCGATCCTCAAGTGGAACTTCCTGTAAAGCAAAACAGATGTAAAAAACACTCAATCAAAGTTTCACCAATATTTTCAAACGTATCTCTGAGTTCTACGGCGATGCGTTATAGTGTAGGGCGTTATAAAGAGTACTCGTTTACCCAGTCGGCTTGGTCAGATAGTCCTAGTAGGATGATTGCAAATAAACTCGTAAACGTACTAGATGATTCAGCTCTGTTTGACGGTGTGTATGGATACAAGTCTTCTAAAAGCGGGGATCTTGTATTGGAGATGAGTATTAATGAGTTTATCCAGTCATTTAATGAAGCAGGGGATAGATCAGATGCAAAGATAGATATCTCCTTTAATCTTATAGAGAAAAAAAGCGGGAAATTGATAGCATCTAAAAACTTTTTTAAAGTTATGAAAACAAAAACGGCTGATGCCGAGGGTGGTGTGGAAGCACTAAATATTTTATTAGGGGAAGTTTTGGAAGATACTGTTGTTTGGTTAAGTGGAAGTGAGCGATGA
- a CDS encoding diguanylate cyclase yields MKFIEALKLKSKLFFLFVFITIGLIFVGIVGASYISAMKRNVDSLYFGSLVPVTELHEIVQTYYGGVSESLHKVSRGEISRLQTIQELEKSLLVIDQKWDSYSQHYKHTEEAAYIEYVDMELSSANRAFKRTLNFLQKGGNPEKIALNRVEEKVSHLHSVVKKLINYEVEVAQFERKKFLTKYEDIAFNIGLTLIFVIIAVLLITMYVFRSVQEDHTKLHSIAKKLKQVNKKLENASFTDSLTNLYNRRYFNLVYERELKRAKRSKTYITFMMLDIDFFKQYNDTYGHVEGDFALKSVAKVLKDTLKRPSDYIFRLGGEEFGVLLSETNETDSANLARSLCQAVKERELKHEESDAHEFVTISIGVVCCIADEALDDEVLISRADEMLYKAKEHGRDGYQITTDVSLMKVISA; encoded by the coding sequence TTGAAGTTTATAGAAGCTTTGAAACTCAAAAGTAAACTATTTTTTCTTTTTGTATTTATCACGATTGGATTGATCTTTGTCGGGATTGTAGGTGCTAGCTATATTAGTGCCATGAAAAGAAACGTGGACTCCTTATATTTCGGCTCATTGGTTCCGGTAACCGAACTGCATGAGATCGTACAGACATATTACGGCGGAGTATCAGAATCGCTTCATAAAGTAAGCAGAGGCGAGATATCCCGTTTACAAACAATACAAGAACTCGAAAAATCATTACTTGTCATAGATCAAAAATGGGATAGTTATTCGCAACACTATAAGCATACTGAAGAGGCAGCATATATAGAGTATGTAGATATGGAACTTTCATCTGCCAATAGAGCTTTCAAAAGAACTTTGAACTTTTTGCAAAAGGGGGGCAATCCAGAGAAGATTGCACTCAACAGAGTGGAAGAAAAAGTCTCTCATCTCCACAGCGTTGTTAAAAAACTGATCAATTATGAGGTTGAGGTTGCCCAGTTTGAACGTAAAAAGTTTCTTACTAAATATGAAGATATCGCATTTAATATCGGGTTGACACTTATTTTTGTGATCATCGCCGTACTGCTTATTACAATGTATGTATTTAGAAGTGTACAAGAGGATCATACTAAACTCCATTCCATTGCAAAAAAATTAAAACAAGTAAATAAAAAGCTTGAAAATGCATCTTTTACCGATAGTTTGACAAACTTATATAACAGAAGATATTTCAACCTTGTCTATGAGCGTGAGCTCAAACGTGCAAAGAGAAGTAAAACCTACATTACATTTATGATGCTTGATATTGACTTTTTCAAGCAGTATAACGATACTTATGGACATGTTGAAGGGGATTTTGCTCTAAAAAGCGTAGCAAAAGTTCTCAAAGATACACTCAAACGCCCAAGTGATTACATATTTCGTCTCGGCGGTGAAGAGTTTGGTGTACTCCTTAGTGAAACAAACGAAACAGACAGTGCTAACCTTGCAAGAAGTTTATGTCAGGCTGTAAAAGAGAGAGAACTCAAACATGAAGAATCGGATGCACATGAGTTTGTAACTATCTCAATCGGAGTAGTGTGTTGTATAGCAGATGAAGCATTGGATGATGAAGTGTTGATCTCCCGTGCAGATGAGATGCTTTACAAGGCAAAAGAGCATGGACGTGACGGGTACCAGATCACGACAGATGTAAGTTTAATGAAAGTGATTAGCGCGTAA
- a CDS encoding lipoprotein: MKQIIFSIITLFLLAGCSAKEFNEGVNSITNDVSNAFNSSKDNSN, from the coding sequence ATGAAACAGATCATTTTTTCTATTATTACACTTTTTCTTTTAGCCGGATGTTCGGCAAAAGAGTTCAATGAAGGTGTGAATAGTATTACAAACGATGTTAGCAATGCTTTTAATAGTTCAAAAGACAACTCAAACTAA
- a CDS encoding translation initiation factor: MSRGKKLDLFIGADIDDGWSEVQEKKTPVKKGVLIPTKHQLFFSKEKRRGKVVTLVGEFQLDKTTADELLKKLKKKLGCGGAYKDGFMEFQGELKEKLRPLLVDEGFNFKPKH, translated from the coding sequence ATGTCAAGAGGGAAAAAGTTAGACCTCTTTATCGGTGCAGATATCGATGATGGCTGGTCTGAGGTACAAGAGAAAAAAACTCCTGTAAAAAAGGGTGTTTTAATACCAACAAAGCACCAACTATTTTTCTCAAAAGAGAAACGCCGAGGTAAAGTTGTTACTTTAGTCGGTGAATTTCAACTCGATAAAACTACTGCAGATGAACTGCTTAAAAAACTCAAAAAAAAGCTCGGCTGCGGCGGAGCTTATAAAGATGGTTTTATGGAATTCCAAGGGGAGTTAAAAGAGAAACTTCGTCCCCTTTTGGTAGATGAGGGATTTAACTTTAAACCAAAGCACTAA